The following proteins come from a genomic window of Nitrosopumilus sp.:
- a CDS encoding CbtB domain-containing protein → MSETRQISVSKTGVSKLAIVALAIIFTAGLFVVGFDQGHVFSLVYGDQAFTDLYLHELTHDMRHAAGFPCH, encoded by the coding sequence ATGTCTGAAACGAGACAAATTAGTGTGTCCAAAACTGGTGTATCCAAACTAGCAATAGTTGCACTGGCCATAATCTTTACAGCAGGATTATTTGTTGTAGGATTTGATCAAGGACATGTATTTAGTTTAGTTTATGGTGACCAAGCATTTACTGATCTTTATCTCCATGAACTCACTCATGATATGAGACATGCCGCAGGTTTTCCCTGTCATTGA
- a CDS encoding helix-turn-helix domain-containing protein codes for MSRKITLPQLKKYDITQKVIEALADSESRAILFSIIKKGNTAAELSDKLKIPLSSVYKKLGDLEELTLIEVEKWLLSDKGRKYKVYRSRISKADISIRKPEPTLTLVAN; via the coding sequence ATGTCAAGAAAAATCACTTTACCTCAATTAAAAAAATATGATATCACTCAAAAAGTCATAGAAGCATTAGCAGATTCTGAATCTAGAGCAATACTATTTTCAATTATTAAAAAAGGTAATACTGCTGCAGAACTTTCAGATAAATTAAAAATCCCATTAAGCTCTGTTTACAAAAAATTAGGAGATCTTGAAGAATTGACATTAATTGAAGTTGAAAAATGGTTACTATCAGATAAAGGTAGAAAATACAAGGTTTATCGAAGTAGAATCAGCAAGGCAGATATCTCCATTAGAAAACCTGAACCTACATTGACGTTGGTAGCCAATTAA
- a CDS encoding winged helix-turn-helix domain-containing protein, with translation MSKSNIIQLSEFDITQKIIESLTNVCTRAVLFSVKNKSKDATQIAEELKISLSTVYKTLSVLEDLALAEVDKYIISPEGKKIKLYRSRIGKVEITLDNLEPSLNLYPNTENPKSNT, from the coding sequence ATGTCAAAATCTAATATCATCCAACTATCTGAATTTGATATAACCCAAAAAATCATTGAATCGCTTACCAATGTTTGTACTAGGGCTGTTTTGTTTTCAGTTAAAAACAAATCAAAAGACGCAACACAGATAGCTGAAGAATTAAAAATTTCTCTTTCTACGGTATACAAAACACTATCTGTCCTTGAGGATCTTGCGCTTGCCGAAGTTGATAAATATATTATTTCTCCAGAAGGTAAAAAAATAAAACTTTATCGTAGTAGAATCGGAAAAGTTGAAATCACTTTAGATAATTTAGAGCCTAGTTTGAATTTATACCCGAACACCGAAAACCCTAAATCAAATACATGA
- a CDS encoding phosphate/phosphite/phosphonate ABC transporter substrate-binding protein has translation MKQQNMLTLIAVIAVIGVTTVSLAQNVQAESLVPEWIKSNAGWWADGTVDDATFLNGIKFLIENDIINVSSESNTVDVDTLTIGFIPVEKADELTPKAQSLEKFLESKLGIDVEIVVPTNYETIIEGMRFGHIDGAFMDTGPAWITHQRTGAEAVLAELVSGKVNYQATVWALADNDSIHSIEDTVGKRVAFTSITGSSGFVRPMGTLVTDGHIVIEDGGDIVALESALAKNFESYTFAGGYKAALELLLNDNVDVAFGSDIAPQQYLELEDQVKLRPVTTIGPVPSHVFMVSADMSDSTKNALVDALVELNYDEKNYILKDLYGAEALVPTTTTMHIGEFGTFIDALTGLDQVILDSYNKSK, from the coding sequence ATGAAACAACAAAACATGTTGACATTGATTGCTGTAATTGCAGTAATTGGTGTTACAACTGTATCCTTGGCCCAAAATGTCCAAGCTGAAAGTTTGGTTCCTGAATGGATCAAATCAAATGCTGGATGGTGGGCTGATGGTACTGTAGATGATGCAACATTTCTTAATGGAATTAAATTCCTAATTGAAAATGACATCATCAACGTTTCATCTGAATCAAACACTGTTGATGTTGATACCTTGACCATTGGTTTTATTCCTGTTGAAAAAGCTGATGAACTAACTCCAAAGGCACAATCTCTAGAAAAATTTTTAGAATCCAAACTTGGTATTGATGTTGAAATAGTGGTGCCAACAAATTATGAGACTATAATCGAAGGTATGAGATTTGGTCATATTGATGGAGCCTTCATGGATACTGGACCTGCATGGATTACTCATCAAAGAACAGGTGCAGAAGCTGTTTTGGCAGAACTTGTTTCTGGCAAAGTAAACTATCAGGCAACAGTTTGGGCATTAGCTGATAATGATTCTATTCATTCAATAGAAGACACTGTTGGCAAAAGAGTTGCATTTACTAGCATTACTGGTTCATCAGGATTTGTTAGACCTATGGGCACACTTGTCACTGATGGGCATATTGTAATTGAAGATGGTGGCGATATTGTTGCTTTAGAATCCGCACTAGCAAAAAACTTTGAAAGTTATACTTTTGCTGGAGGATACAAGGCTGCATTAGAATTGCTGCTCAATGACAATGTAGATGTTGCGTTTGGTTCAGATATTGCTCCACAACAATATCTTGAATTAGAAGATCAAGTTAAATTACGTCCAGTTACTACAATTGGACCTGTACCATCGCATGTGTTTATGGTAAGTGCTGACATGTCAGACTCTACCAAAAATGCACTTGTTGATGCACTAGTTGAACTCAATTATGATGAGAAAAACTACATTTTGAAGGATCTCTATGGCGCTGAAGCATTAGTTCCAACAACCACAACTATGCATATTGGCGAATTTGGAACTTTTATCGATGCTTTGACAGGACTAGATCAAGTAATTCTAGATAGTTATAACAAGAGCAAATAA
- a CDS encoding ATP-binding cassette domain-containing protein: MKQIQMTKNPSFSLISTKKIIQMNNVSTSYDSKNFALEGINLSIDRGANYAIVGQSGSGKSTLLKLMNGMMIPSKGTIKIDYMTPNMNNKKFKKMMHGIGYIPQSLGLVKNISVFENIMIGALPRLNKIQSLFKKFPDDEIQEAMKIIAQVGLSGKENRKAYMLSGGEKRRVAIARALMQKPTILLADEIVSELDHVTSREIMDLIAEAQKRMNLTAIMVHHDIQLALKYANRVAVIKKGQKILEIGVEGDTIVDFQTGDMNTEEIMEMYANDTKK; encoded by the coding sequence ATGAAACAAATTCAGATGACCAAAAACCCTTCTTTTTCCTTAATTTCCACAAAGAAAATCATTCAGATGAATAATGTGTCAACATCATATGATTCTAAAAATTTTGCGCTTGAAGGAATCAATCTTTCAATTGACAGAGGAGCAAATTATGCTATTGTAGGTCAATCAGGTTCAGGTAAATCCACATTACTCAAATTAATGAATGGCATGATGATTCCAAGTAAAGGTACTATCAAAATTGATTATATGACTCCAAACATGAATAATAAAAAATTCAAAAAAATGATGCATGGAATTGGATATATTCCTCAAAGTTTAGGATTAGTAAAAAATATCAGTGTCTTTGAAAACATCATGATTGGCGCATTACCTAGATTAAACAAAATTCAATCATTGTTCAAAAAATTCCCTGATGATGAGATTCAAGAAGCAATGAAAATAATTGCTCAAGTTGGATTGAGTGGAAAAGAAAACCGTAAAGCATACATGCTCAGTGGCGGAGAAAAAAGAAGAGTCGCCATTGCTCGTGCACTCATGCAAAAACCCACAATTTTGCTTGCAGATGAAATCGTTTCAGAATTAGATCATGTTACTTCACGTGAAATTATGGATTTAATTGCTGAAGCTCAAAAAAGAATGAATCTGACTGCAATTATGGTTCATCATGATATTCAACTTGCATTAAAATACGCAAATAGAGTGGCAGTAATTAAAAAAGGTCAGAAAATTCTGGAAATTGGTGTTGAAGGGGACACAATAGTTGATTTTCAAACAGGGGATATGAATACTGAGGAAATTATGGAGATGTATGCAAATGACACCAAAAAATAA
- the phnE gene encoding phosphonate ABC transporter, permease protein PhnE → MTPKNNIIIGIIVALLVAASYNVDANPMEFVDGLPNLVIIIDEMLQVEPKYIPTAFLAMFETIQMAFIGTVVGVAIALPLSLLAARNLNSKFVYAPTRALLAATRTFPSILWALLFVIMVGLGPFAGVLAIIMYTVGFIAKLQYEVIETIDSDPMDAVSSIGVSKLQLIRYVVIPESASHLLSQILYMFDYNVRQTSILGLVGAGGIGFYIINYIKFFEYGKAAIFMIVVLVTVLIIDWVSVKVRDKYIIKSQHGMEVTIK, encoded by the coding sequence ATGACACCAAAAAATAACATCATCATAGGAATTATTGTTGCATTACTTGTCGCCGCATCATACAATGTAGATGCAAACCCGATGGAGTTTGTTGATGGACTACCAAATCTTGTAATAATTATAGATGAAATGCTTCAAGTTGAACCAAAATACATCCCTACCGCTTTTTTGGCAATGTTTGAAACAATTCAAATGGCATTTATAGGAACCGTTGTAGGAGTTGCAATTGCATTACCTCTTAGTTTGTTAGCTGCACGAAATCTGAACAGTAAATTTGTTTATGCTCCTACACGTGCATTACTGGCAGCAACTAGAACATTTCCCTCTATTCTATGGGCACTTTTGTTTGTAATTATGGTGGGCTTGGGTCCTTTTGCAGGGGTATTGGCAATCATAATGTACACAGTAGGATTTATTGCCAAATTACAATACGAGGTAATTGAAACAATAGATTCTGATCCGATGGATGCAGTTAGTTCCATTGGCGTTTCAAAATTACAGCTTATTCGGTATGTGGTAATTCCTGAATCTGCATCTCATCTTTTAAGTCAAATCCTCTACATGTTTGATTACAATGTCCGTCAAACAAGCATTTTGGGATTAGTTGGTGCAGGAGGAATAGGATTTTACATTATAAATTATATTAAATTCTTTGAGTATGGAAAAGCAGCAATTTTCATGATTGTGGTATTAGTTACAGTGTTGATCATTGATTGGGTTAGTGTAAAGGTTCGAGACAAGTACATAATAAAATCGCAACATGGAATGGAAGTTACTATAAAATGA
- a CDS encoding formate--phosphoribosylaminoimidazolecarboxamide ligase: MVAIATLGSHCALQVLKGAKDEGIKSILICEKKREKLYRRFPFIDELILVDSFKEVLDQKCQSILEENKAILIPHGTLIAQMNSEEIESIKTPVFGNKWILRWESDREMKEKLMMEAKLPVPKPVSNPKDINKLVIVKRQGAAGGKGYFMAANEEDYNIKKNQLIADGIISKEETLYIQEYAAGVLAYLQFFYSPLNEELEFFGVDQRHESDIEGIARIPSEQQLKSKKVPSFNVIGNSPLVLRESLLEEVYNMGENFVDASKKIVFPGMNGPFCIEGVYDENAKFTSFEFSARIVAGTNIYMDGSPYYSLLFNESMSMGRRIAREIKIAAETNQLDKITT; the protein is encoded by the coding sequence ATGGTAGCCATAGCAACATTAGGATCTCATTGTGCTTTGCAAGTGCTCAAAGGTGCTAAAGATGAGGGAATCAAAAGTATTTTGATATGTGAAAAGAAACGTGAAAAACTATATCGAAGATTTCCATTTATTGATGAATTAATTCTCGTAGATTCTTTTAAAGAAGTTTTAGATCAAAAATGTCAATCGATTCTTGAAGAAAACAAGGCAATATTGATTCCTCATGGCACATTAATTGCTCAAATGAATTCGGAAGAAATTGAATCAATCAAGACGCCTGTTTTTGGAAACAAGTGGATTCTAAGATGGGAATCAGATCGAGAGATGAAAGAAAAACTCATGATGGAAGCAAAACTTCCAGTTCCAAAACCAGTCTCAAATCCTAAAGACATTAACAAATTAGTAATTGTCAAAAGACAGGGTGCTGCAGGTGGCAAAGGATACTTTATGGCAGCAAACGAAGAAGATTACAACATAAAAAAAAATCAATTGATTGCAGATGGAATAATTTCAAAAGAAGAAACACTCTACATTCAAGAATATGCTGCAGGGGTTTTAGCATATTTACAATTCTTTTATTCACCATTAAATGAAGAGTTGGAATTTTTTGGAGTTGATCAAAGACATGAATCAGATATTGAAGGCATAGCTAGAATCCCCTCCGAACAGCAATTAAAATCAAAGAAAGTTCCATCATTTAACGTAATTGGAAACAGTCCTCTGGTTTTGAGAGAATCTCTTTTAGAAGAAGTCTACAATATGGGAGAGAATTTTGTCGATGCGTCTAAAAAAATAGTATTCCCTGGAATGAATGGCCCTTTTTGTATAGAAGGAGTATATGACGAAAATGCAAAATTTACATCATTTGAATTTTCAGCAAGAATTGTAGCAGGAACTAATATCTATATGGATGGCTCACCGTACTATTCCCTTTTGTTTAATGAATCAATGAGTATGGGCAGAAGAATAGCAAGAGAGATAAAGATAGCTGCGGAAACAAATCAATTAGATAAAATCACTACATAA
- the aspS gene encoding aspartate--tRNA(Asn) ligase: MIETELGKLRRSHYSDEINPSMDGSQVTIMGWVLTIRGHGNISFATIRDKNGDISVVAKKGDCSDEIRETISSLKSHSSIAVTGNVKASEKSPSGFEIIPTELRVFSNVEKIPPFEPTAKTVKNIDTRLEVRPIDLRRSSLQHIFKTRSLVLKSIRDYFNEQKFIEINTPKMIATATEGGAALFPIFYYNKEAFLAQSPQLYKEQLTMSFEKVFEIAPIFRAEPSRTNRHLAEAISIDLEEAFVDYNDVMNRIEEIIKISIMSVNKYVNENADVEFTTPSIPETIPRYSYDELVDKMQKAGAKTEWGDDLYPSNLKKIGLDGFYFIKDWPLAPKPFYVKDSKSNPKVSESFDLMFGDLELSSGSTRIEKREELAERMKNKGMNTDAFEYHLGAFDYGVPPHAGCGIGLERLIMALTGTENIRDVTFYPRDVDRLTP, translated from the coding sequence ATGATTGAAACTGAATTAGGAAAATTACGTAGATCTCATTATTCTGATGAAATCAACCCCTCTATGGATGGATCTCAAGTAACAATAATGGGATGGGTCTTGACAATTAGAGGTCATGGGAATATTAGTTTTGCAACAATTCGTGACAAAAATGGAGATATTTCAGTTGTGGCCAAGAAAGGAGACTGTTCTGATGAAATACGTGAAACTATTTCATCATTAAAATCTCATTCATCTATTGCCGTTACTGGAAACGTCAAAGCTTCAGAAAAATCTCCTAGTGGGTTTGAAATAATTCCAACAGAATTAAGAGTTTTTTCCAATGTTGAAAAGATTCCCCCTTTTGAACCCACTGCAAAAACAGTGAAAAATATTGATACTAGATTAGAGGTACGACCTATTGATCTTAGACGAAGTTCTTTACAACATATTTTCAAAACTAGAAGCTTAGTTTTAAAATCAATTCGAGATTATTTTAATGAGCAAAAATTTATTGAAATCAATACCCCTAAAATGATTGCAACAGCTACTGAAGGCGGTGCAGCATTATTTCCGATATTTTATTACAATAAAGAAGCATTTCTAGCTCAAAGTCCGCAATTATACAAAGAGCAATTAACGATGAGCTTTGAAAAAGTATTTGAAATTGCACCTATTTTTAGAGCAGAACCTTCTAGAACAAATCGTCATCTTGCTGAAGCAATATCTATCGATTTGGAAGAAGCATTTGTGGATTATAATGATGTGATGAATAGAATAGAAGAAATTATAAAAATTTCAATAATGTCTGTGAATAAATATGTCAATGAAAATGCAGATGTTGAATTTACAACACCTTCTATACCTGAAACCATACCACGGTATTCTTATGATGAATTAGTTGATAAAATGCAAAAAGCTGGAGCGAAAACTGAATGGGGGGATGACCTTTATCCTTCTAATCTAAAAAAGATTGGCCTGGACGGATTCTATTTTATAAAAGATTGGCCACTGGCACCAAAACCATTTTACGTAAAGGATAGTAAATCCAACCCTAAAGTTTCTGAATCTTTTGATTTAATGTTTGGTGATTTGGAATTATCCTCGGGCAGTACCAGAATTGAAAAAAGAGAAGAGTTAGCCGAGAGAATGAAGAACAAAGGGATGAACACTGATGCATTTGAATATCATTTGGGGGCATTTGATTATGGTGTTCCTCCTCACGCAGGTTGTGGGATAGGTCTTGAACGACTGATTATGGCACTTACAGGCACAGAAAACATTCGGGATGTAACATTTTATCCCAGAGACGTTGACAGATTAACACCGTAG
- a CDS encoding aspartyl/glutamyl-tRNA amidotransferase subunit C — translation MGIEEEIEHVSKLMKIDIDDHKEHVEKVRMMISYFDILDSAGVESEEISVHEISLSNLRDDEYIPFNEKLIEQLKHYKGTYVRAPKMSS, via the coding sequence ATGGGTATAGAAGAAGAAATAGAACATGTTTCAAAATTAATGAAAATCGATATAGATGATCATAAAGAACATGTTGAAAAAGTACGTATGATGATCAGTTATTTTGATATTTTAGATTCTGCAGGCGTTGAATCTGAAGAAATATCTGTGCATGAAATATCCCTTTCAAATCTGAGAGATGATGAATATATTCCATTTAATGAAAAATTAATTGAACAGTTAAAACACTACAAGGGAACATATGTTCGCGCACCCAAGATGTCTTCATGA
- the gatA gene encoding Asp-tRNA(Asn)/Glu-tRNA(Gln) amidotransferase subunit GatA, with translation MNLKISALEYIQEVKNGNISAEDYVAKTIERIQSVDDKLHAFLSVNNNAVDQAREIDKKIKSGKKVGDCFGMPISIKDNLCIKGSKTTCASKMLEDFIAPYDATVITKLKEQDAIFVGKVNMDEFAMGLTTEFSAYGPSKNPWNIEYVPGGSSGGSAVSVSAFECVASLGSDTGGSVRNPASFCSTVGYKPTYGLISRFGLISYANSIEQIGPLTRTVKDTAFMLNLISGIDPNDNTTIDNHQEDYLSGIDSGIEGKKIGIIQEMIGEGIDPSVLRATKEAISKLEGLGAICENVSLDMVKYSVAAYYTITATEAGSNLARYDNLRYGYDFPVEGYEFNSYISKARKNFGPEVTRRMILGGFVPSSGHAGKYFLKALKVKTKLTKEINDAFEKFDLLIAPTVPILPFKFGEKIDNPISLFLVDINTITANLTGKPAISVPFSHSNGLPIGIQLIANSNQDKLLLQAAYALEQTVTLPVVPL, from the coding sequence ATGAACCTAAAGATATCAGCTCTTGAATATATTCAGGAAGTAAAAAATGGAAATATTTCTGCAGAAGATTATGTTGCAAAAACCATAGAGCGTATACAAAGTGTTGATGATAAACTTCATGCATTCTTATCTGTAAATAATAATGCTGTTGATCAAGCAAGAGAAATTGACAAGAAAATAAAATCGGGTAAAAAGGTAGGAGATTGTTTTGGAATGCCTATTTCAATTAAAGATAATTTATGTATCAAGGGAAGCAAAACTACATGTGCATCAAAGATGCTTGAAGATTTTATCGCACCATATGATGCTACAGTAATTACAAAATTAAAAGAACAAGATGCAATATTTGTTGGAAAAGTTAACATGGATGAATTTGCAATGGGGCTTACAACAGAATTTAGCGCATATGGTCCTAGCAAAAATCCTTGGAATATAGAATATGTTCCCGGTGGTTCTTCTGGAGGTAGTGCAGTTTCAGTAAGTGCATTTGAATGTGTAGCTTCACTTGGTTCTGATACCGGAGGTTCTGTTAGAAATCCTGCAAGTTTTTGTTCGACTGTTGGTTACAAACCAACATATGGTTTGATTAGCAGATTTGGCCTAATTTCATATGCTAACAGTATTGAGCAAATAGGTCCTCTTACAAGAACTGTCAAAGACACTGCATTTATGCTAAATTTGATTTCTGGAATAGATCCTAATGACAATACTACTATTGATAATCACCAGGAAGACTATCTGTCAGGCATAGATTCTGGTATTGAAGGCAAGAAAATTGGCATTATTCAAGAAATGATAGGAGAAGGAATAGATCCATCAGTACTTCGTGCCACAAAAGAGGCAATATCTAAACTTGAAGGATTAGGAGCAATTTGTGAGAATGTGTCCCTTGACATGGTGAAATACTCCGTGGCTGCATATTACACCATCACTGCGACTGAAGCCGGAAGTAATCTTGCTAGATATGATAACTTGAGATATGGTTATGACTTTCCAGTTGAAGGATATGAATTCAATTCTTATATTTCAAAAGCAAGAAAAAACTTTGGTCCTGAAGTAACAAGAAGAATGATTCTTGGTGGGTTTGTGCCATCATCTGGACACGCCGGAAAATATTTTCTAAAGGCATTAAAAGTTAAAACTAAACTTACAAAAGAAATCAATGATGCATTTGAAAAATTTGATCTGTTAATTGCTCCAACTGTACCGATACTTCCATTCAAATTTGGTGAAAAAATTGATAATCCTATCTCGTTATTCTTAGTTGACATAAATACAATCACTGCAAATCTTACAGGTAAACCTGCAATTTCCGTCCCATTTTCTCATTCAAATGGATTACCAATTGGAATACAATTAATTGCAAATTCAAATCAGGACAAACTATTGCTTCAAGCTGCTTATGCCTTAGAACAAACTGTTACTTTGCCGGTGGTACCGCTATGA
- the gatB gene encoding Asp-tRNA(Asn)/Glu-tRNA(Gln) amidotransferase subunit GatB — protein MIGLEIHCQLTNLQSKLFCSCKANYREFEINENICPICIGLPGSLPRLNKEAVKKATTIAMALSCTTPEKIAFFRKNYFYPDLPKNFQITQLNIYGDTSVGGHGSITVGNKKIRITRIQLEEDPGRLVYEGSSSKNMITLVDYNRAGTPLVEIVTEPDFETPKEVRDFLNILSDLLENLGVSDPSLEGAMRADANVSIKGGKKVEIKNIGSFHDLEKAVHFEITRQESLNSRDIPIIQETRHWDDKRKITVSARSKEEEHDYRYFLEGDIPWIKIDTAILEELKSEMPESIISKKERYVSKYNIPAQVADVLSSDKFYSDLFEKAHTEKNAKEIANIITTDLMGLVDTREKRESSKLTSTHLRELADSIQSGKISRNSSKNALQEIVKSGKDLSVIISELDLGNVSDASELIAIIQQVLSEEPQAIEQIKLNPQAINFLVGKVMQKTKGKADPILTLDLLKKQIGSS, from the coding sequence ATGATTGGATTAGAAATACATTGCCAATTAACGAATTTGCAAAGCAAATTGTTTTGTTCATGTAAAGCAAACTATCGTGAATTTGAAATAAATGAAAACATTTGTCCTATTTGTATTGGATTGCCGGGAAGTTTGCCTAGATTAAATAAAGAAGCCGTAAAAAAAGCAACAACTATTGCGATGGCATTAAGCTGTACCACTCCTGAAAAAATTGCTTTTTTTAGGAAAAATTATTTTTATCCGGATTTACCTAAAAACTTCCAAATAACTCAACTCAACATTTATGGAGATACAAGCGTTGGAGGACATGGTTCCATCACGGTAGGAAATAAAAAAATCAGAATCACTCGAATACAGTTAGAAGAAGATCCGGGCAGGCTCGTTTATGAGGGAAGCTCATCAAAAAATATGATCACACTTGTGGATTACAATCGTGCGGGTACGCCATTAGTTGAAATTGTAACAGAACCTGATTTTGAAACTCCAAAAGAAGTAAGAGACTTTCTAAACATATTGTCAGATTTGCTTGAAAATCTGGGAGTTTCAGATCCTAGTTTAGAAGGAGCAATGAGAGCAGATGCAAATGTTTCAATTAAAGGTGGCAAAAAAGTGGAAATAAAAAATATTGGTTCATTTCATGATTTAGAAAAAGCTGTTCATTTTGAAATCACCCGTCAAGAAAGTTTGAATTCCCGTGATATTCCCATCATTCAAGAAACACGCCATTGGGATGATAAGAGAAAAATTACTGTATCTGCACGTTCTAAAGAAGAAGAACATGATTATCGTTATTTTCTAGAAGGAGACATCCCGTGGATTAAAATCGATACTGCAATCTTGGAAGAATTGAAATCAGAAATGCCTGAAAGCATAATCTCTAAAAAAGAAAGATATGTTTCAAAATACAATATCCCTGCCCAGGTGGCAGATGTTTTATCTTCGGATAAATTTTATTCAGATTTATTTGAAAAAGCACATACCGAAAAAAATGCTAAAGAAATTGCAAATATTATCACTACTGATTTGATGGGGTTAGTAGATACAAGAGAGAAACGGGAATCATCAAAACTTACTTCAACACATTTACGAGAACTAGCAGATTCAATACAATCAGGTAAAATTTCAAGAAATTCTTCTAAAAACGCATTACAAGAAATTGTAAAAAGTGGAAAAGATTTATCTGTAATTATTTCAGAATTAGATCTTGGAAATGTTTCTGATGCTTCGGAATTGATTGCCATTATTCAACAGGTACTTTCTGAAGAGCCTCAAGCAATAGAACAAATAAAATTAAATCCTCAAGCAATTAATTTTCTCGTGGGAAAAGTAATGCAAAAAACAAAAGGGAAAGCAGATCCAATTTTGACATTGGATTTGTTGAAAAAACAAATTGGTAGTTCATGA